Proteins encoded within one genomic window of Halogeometricum sp. S1BR25-6:
- a CDS encoding alpha/beta hydrolase yields the protein MGDDGFDYDGWFDGVLRNTERRYAYDGETGAAFEAWQASFREELRGVLGFPAIREVGVPDIGPERREGATEDDGYERQTWTVTTERGFRVPFHLLLPASTEPPYPVVLTLHGHTKHGKDLATGVADGETARRGIVEERRDIARQAAERGYAALAPDLRAFGELARRPPGEASESGGDGRPCTRWRKRAHLVGRTLVGERVWDALRLLEFIERHPPLDANRLAVCGHSGGGTVALLAAALDERIGAAVVCASVCPFEDALVPIDHCPCNYTPGVRRLGEVWDFAGLVAPRPLSIVAGDEDALFPVAGTRRAYDRVEEIYRGAEAGDACRLFVGEGGHRFYEAGAWPFVSEHL from the coding sequence ATGGGAGACGACGGATTCGACTACGACGGCTGGTTCGACGGCGTCCTCCGGAACACGGAGCGACGGTACGCGTACGACGGCGAGACCGGGGCGGCGTTCGAAGCGTGGCAGGCGTCGTTCCGCGAGGAACTGCGCGGCGTGCTCGGCTTCCCGGCGATACGCGAGGTGGGCGTTCCCGACATCGGGCCCGAACGGCGCGAGGGGGCGACAGAAGACGACGGTTACGAGCGGCAGACGTGGACGGTCACCACCGAACGGGGGTTCCGCGTGCCGTTCCACCTCCTCCTCCCGGCGTCCACGGAACCCCCGTACCCCGTCGTGCTTACGCTCCACGGTCACACGAAGCACGGGAAGGACCTCGCCACGGGCGTCGCGGACGGGGAAACCGCCCGTCGAGGCATCGTCGAGGAGCGGCGCGATATCGCCAGACAGGCCGCCGAACGAGGGTACGCGGCGCTCGCACCCGACCTGCGCGCGTTCGGCGAACTCGCGAGACGCCCTCCGGGGGAAGCGTCCGAATCGGGGGGAGACGGTCGTCCGTGCACTCGGTGGCGGAAGCGGGCGCACCTCGTCGGGCGGACGCTGGTCGGCGAACGCGTCTGGGACGCGCTCCGTCTGCTCGAATTCATCGAGCGTCACCCACCATTGGACGCCAATCGACTGGCCGTCTGCGGTCACTCCGGCGGCGGAACCGTCGCCCTCCTCGCCGCCGCCCTCGACGAGCGAATCGGGGCCGCCGTCGTCTGCGCGTCCGTCTGTCCGTTCGAGGACGCACTCGTCCCGATAGACCACTGCCCCTGCAACTACACTCCCGGCGTACGGCGACTCGGCGAGGTGTGGGATTTCGCGGGTCTCGTGGCGCCTCGACCCCTGAGTATCGTCGCCGGCGACGAGGACGCACTCTTCCCTGTCGCGGGAACGCGGCGCGCGTACGACCGCGTCGAGGAGATATACCGCGGCGCGGAGGCCGGTGACGCGTGCCGTCTGTTCGTCGGGGAGGGCGGCCACCGGTTCTACGAGGCGGGCGCGTGGCCGTTCGTGAGCGAACACCTCTGA
- a CDS encoding DUF362 domain-containing protein, with amino-acid sequence MSNSAVALSMDTDGANPSEWLSVPEDVIVEACGDPPLPEMGVIEQQWETDPIPSDEVAAAAAAAVESLSFADVLEGGEVALGAGSRGIANLPEIVAGVVEAVADAGYEPFVFPAMGSHGGATGEGQRGMLNELGVTEERIGCEIRSSMDVVEVGRTPDRDVPVVADANAADADAIIPINRVKPHTDFDGEVESGLSKMLVIGMGKQRGAQIAHKWAVDWSLRNMIPEITEQLLDSLPIVGGVAVVEDQHDDTTLIEGVPPSGFLDRERELLELAYDLMPKLPFDELDVVVFDRQGKEISGQGMDTNVIGRRPFAINEPEPESPDIKRIYTRGLTEKTHGNAMGVGSADVIHEDIAAELDAQTTLINALTASTIRGVRLPPVVATDRAGLVASLSTIGVVDPETVRVVRAADTMHLHRMYASTALVEAAKEREDLRVVEEPSPVEFDEGQFAAPSLRE; translated from the coding sequence ATGTCGAACTCGGCCGTCGCGCTTAGTATGGACACAGACGGCGCGAACCCGAGCGAGTGGCTGTCGGTTCCGGAGGACGTCATCGTCGAGGCGTGCGGCGACCCGCCACTTCCCGAGATGGGAGTCATCGAACAGCAGTGGGAGACAGACCCGATTCCGTCCGACGAGGTCGCCGCGGCGGCCGCGGCCGCCGTCGAATCGCTCTCGTTCGCGGACGTCCTCGAGGGCGGCGAAGTCGCTCTCGGCGCCGGCAGTCGCGGCATCGCGAACCTCCCGGAAATCGTCGCTGGCGTCGTCGAGGCGGTCGCCGACGCCGGGTACGAGCCGTTCGTCTTCCCCGCGATGGGGAGCCACGGCGGCGCGACCGGCGAGGGACAGCGGGGGATGCTGAACGAACTGGGCGTGACCGAAGAGCGAATCGGCTGCGAGATTCGCTCCAGCATGGACGTGGTGGAGGTCGGTCGCACACCGGACCGCGACGTGCCGGTCGTCGCCGACGCCAACGCCGCCGACGCGGACGCCATTATTCCTATCAATCGGGTCAAACCCCACACGGACTTCGACGGCGAGGTGGAGAGCGGTCTCTCGAAGATGCTCGTCATCGGCATGGGCAAACAGCGCGGCGCGCAGATTGCCCACAAGTGGGCCGTCGACTGGTCGCTCCGGAACATGATTCCGGAGATAACCGAGCAACTCCTCGATTCGCTGCCCATCGTCGGCGGCGTCGCCGTCGTCGAGGACCAACACGACGACACCACGCTGATAGAGGGCGTCCCCCCGTCCGGCTTTCTCGACCGCGAGCGGGAACTGCTGGAACTCGCCTACGACCTCATGCCGAAACTGCCGTTCGACGAACTCGACGTCGTGGTGTTCGACCGGCAGGGCAAGGAGATAAGCGGGCAGGGGATGGACACGAACGTCATCGGACGGCGCCCCTTCGCCATCAACGAACCCGAACCGGAGAGCCCGGACATCAAGCGCATCTACACGCGCGGGCTGACCGAGAAGACGCACGGGAACGCCATGGGCGTCGGATCGGCGGACGTGATTCACGAGGACATCGCCGCGGAACTGGACGCGCAGACGACGCTCATCAACGCGCTCACCGCCTCGACGATTCGGGGCGTGCGGCTCCCGCCGGTCGTCGCGACGGACCGCGCGGGTCTGGTGGCGTCGCTGTCGACCATCGGCGTCGTCGACCCCGAGACGGTCCGCGTGGTCCGCGCGGCCGACACGATGCACCTCCACCGGATGTACGCCTCGACGGCGCTCGTCGAGGCGGCGAAAGAGCGCGAGGACCTGCGCGTCGTCGAGGAGCCCTCGCCCGTCGAGTTCGACGAGGGGCAGTTCGCGGCGCCGTCGCTCCGCGAGTAA
- a CDS encoding glycoside hydrolase family 28 protein gives MTPDQRNVREYGIENDDSLDTEAIQTALDDCAGEGGEVYIPPGTYRSAPLRVGDDTTLRVANGAELRFVGDFREFPTVESRWEGWDQDGFHPCLYVADAANVTVTGEGVIDGGGSYWWDFVGTPESEFPEGLQERLAEIRSGHRQDEVSTFTVRPPLLQIDGCENVTVSGVTLRNSPFWNTHVVYSEDVTIHDVSIRNPPDAPNGDGIDIDSSRFVRVSDTHIDAGDDAICLKSGKDEEGRAVGRPTENVVVTNCTVEHGHGGVVVGSETAGDVRHVTVTNCTFTDTDRGIRIKSKRGRGGTVEDLRFDTIVMRRVACPFVLNGYYQTDIDSDPKPVDEATPNVRNVNFHHITAEEVESAAFLAGLPEQRFEGISFTDVDIDATRPFDATDLSPAMAAGYEQRHGIFCKSLGSVSFRDVRVTVPDGTPLTVEESSSVLLEGFEAMTEKEDETDAAPVVEAGGVDRLRVAGCTAPSDGGPFVRLRDGDASSVLLGGNYGPMADAVVSAADAER, from the coding sequence GTGACTCCCGATCAGCGGAACGTGCGCGAGTACGGCATCGAGAACGATGATTCGCTCGACACCGAGGCCATCCAGACGGCGCTCGACGACTGCGCCGGCGAGGGGGGTGAGGTGTATATCCCCCCCGGGACGTACCGAAGCGCCCCCCTGCGCGTCGGCGACGACACAACGCTGCGCGTGGCGAACGGCGCCGAACTCCGGTTCGTCGGCGACTTTCGCGAGTTCCCCACGGTAGAGAGCCGCTGGGAGGGGTGGGACCAGGACGGCTTCCACCCCTGCCTGTACGTCGCGGACGCCGCGAACGTGACCGTCACGGGCGAGGGCGTGATAGACGGCGGCGGGTCCTACTGGTGGGACTTCGTCGGGACGCCGGAATCGGAGTTCCCGGAGGGCCTCCAAGAGCGACTGGCGGAGATTCGAAGCGGACACCGACAGGACGAGGTGAGCACTTTCACCGTTCGACCGCCGCTCCTCCAGATAGACGGATGCGAGAACGTCACCGTTTCGGGCGTGACGCTTCGAAACTCCCCGTTCTGGAACACGCACGTCGTCTACTCCGAGGACGTGACGATACACGACGTGTCGATTCGCAACCCGCCGGACGCGCCCAACGGCGACGGCATCGACATCGACTCCTCGCGGTTCGTCCGCGTCAGCGACACGCACATCGACGCCGGCGACGACGCCATCTGTCTGAAGTCCGGAAAGGACGAGGAGGGCCGAGCGGTGGGTCGACCGACAGAGAACGTGGTCGTCACCAACTGCACGGTCGAACACGGGCACGGCGGCGTCGTCGTCGGGAGCGAGACGGCCGGCGACGTGCGGCACGTCACCGTCACGAACTGCACGTTCACCGACACCGACAGGGGTATCCGAATCAAATCGAAGCGCGGCCGCGGGGGGACCGTGGAGGACCTCCGGTTCGACACCATCGTGATGCGGCGCGTCGCGTGCCCGTTCGTCCTCAACGGCTACTACCAGACGGACATCGACAGCGACCCGAAACCGGTGGACGAGGCGACGCCGAACGTCCGAAACGTGAACTTCCACCACATCACCGCCGAGGAAGTCGAGTCGGCCGCCTTCCTCGCCGGCCTCCCCGAACAGCGGTTCGAGGGAATCTCGTTCACCGACGTGGACATCGACGCCACGCGACCGTTCGACGCGACGGACCTCTCGCCGGCGATGGCGGCGGGGTACGAGCAGCGACACGGTATCTTCTGCAAGTCGCTCGGCAGCGTCTCGTTCCGAGACGTCCGCGTGACGGTTCCCGACGGGACCCCGCTGACCGTCGAGGAGAGTTCGTCCGTCCTCTTGGAGGGGTTCGAGGCGATGACTGAGAAGGAAGACGAAACTGACGCCGCACCGGTCGTCGAGGCGGGCGGGGTCGACCGACTCCGCGTTGCCGGGTGCACGGCGCCGTCGGACGGCGGCCCGTTCGTCCGCCTCCGCGACGGCGACGCCTCGTCGGTCCTCCTCGGCGGCAACTACGGACCGATGGCCGACGCCGTCGTCTCGGCGGCGGACGCCGAACGGTAA
- a CDS encoding SGNH/GDSL hydrolase family protein, translating to MDADGIRFHNVEALERVDSDGGRRLQRVPESVRTELNEGAQTRMRHPAGAELRFVPEGPVEVTLSSDVRDSLVRPFWGDFRAAVEEAVIGEDPQTVTLSPPEKLSTLRPSVEDDLRFAPRVCRLVLPGDHRGGHVRFHGVDGDVRPPTAEEVPSRRYLAYGTSITEGEAPSAEMLTYVNQTARRLGADAVNLGSCGTAYCDPAMAEHIAARDDWDVATLSLSVNMVGRFSVDEFRERAASMIDTVAGAHPETPVACITLFPHARDYLTGDEEAALAAEFREALREAVADCGHGNVHLVEGPDLLPTAAGMTTDLVHPGDDAMIRIGEALAGRLEPLLEG from the coding sequence ATGGACGCAGACGGCATCCGGTTTCACAACGTGGAAGCGCTGGAACGAGTCGACTCCGACGGCGGTCGCCGGCTTCAACGGGTCCCCGAGTCGGTCCGAACGGAACTGAACGAGGGCGCGCAGACGCGGATGCGTCACCCGGCGGGCGCGGAACTCCGATTCGTCCCCGAGGGTCCGGTCGAAGTGACGCTCTCCTCGGACGTCCGGGACAGTCTCGTCCGCCCGTTCTGGGGAGACTTCCGGGCGGCGGTCGAGGAGGCTGTGATAGGGGAAGACCCGCAAACCGTGACCTTGTCTCCACCCGAGAAGCTCTCGACGCTCCGACCGTCGGTCGAGGACGACCTCCGATTCGCGCCGCGGGTCTGCCGACTCGTCCTCCCCGGCGACCACCGCGGCGGTCACGTCCGGTTCCACGGCGTCGATGGCGACGTGCGACCGCCGACGGCCGAGGAGGTGCCGAGTCGCCGATACCTCGCGTACGGGACGTCCATCACCGAGGGGGAGGCGCCGTCGGCCGAGATGCTCACGTACGTCAACCAGACCGCGCGCCGCCTCGGCGCCGACGCGGTGAATCTCGGCTCCTGCGGGACGGCGTACTGCGACCCGGCGATGGCCGAGCACATCGCCGCCCGCGACGACTGGGACGTGGCGACGCTCTCGCTGTCGGTGAACATGGTCGGCCGGTTCTCCGTCGACGAGTTCCGAGAACGCGCCGCGTCGATGATAGATACCGTCGCCGGCGCGCACCCCGAGACGCCCGTCGCCTGCATCACGCTGTTCCCGCACGCGCGGGACTACCTCACCGGCGACGAGGAGGCGGCGCTGGCCGCAGAGTTCCGCGAGGCGCTTCGGGAGGCGGTCGCCGACTGCGGCCACGGAAACGTCCACCTCGTCGAGGGACCGGACCTGCTCCCGACGGCCGCGGGGATGACGACGGACCTCGTCCACCCCGGCGACGACGCGATGATTCGAATCGGCGAGGCGCTGGCAGGGAGACTCGAACCGCTCCTGGAGGGGTAG
- a CDS encoding PPC domain-containing DNA-binding protein encodes MDYVEEGDRVVVRLDPGEQVLDSLATVREELDIENAFLTGIGAVDTVTLGHYDVDEQEYAEEEFTGQFEVTSFLGNVGPDKIHTHIQVADRDFESFGGHCSGARVSGTFEMVLTRGEMPLTHQLDERTGLDVFDLD; translated from the coding sequence ATGGACTACGTCGAAGAAGGTGACCGCGTCGTCGTGCGACTCGACCCGGGCGAACAGGTGCTCGACTCGCTGGCGACGGTCCGCGAGGAACTCGACATCGAGAACGCCTTTCTGACCGGCATCGGCGCCGTCGATACGGTCACGCTCGGCCACTACGACGTGGACGAACAGGAGTACGCCGAAGAGGAGTTCACCGGGCAGTTCGAGGTGACGAGTTTCCTCGGCAACGTCGGCCCGGACAAGATTCACACGCACATCCAAGTCGCCGACCGCGACTTCGAGTCGTTCGGCGGCCACTGCTCGGGTGCGCGCGTCTCGGGGACGTTCGAGATGGTGCTTACGCGAGGCGAGATGCCGCTGACGCACCAGTTGGACGAGCGGACCGGTCTCGACGTGTTCGACCTCGACTGA